Genomic DNA from Nilaparvata lugens isolate BPH unplaced genomic scaffold, ASM1435652v1 scaffold4939, whole genome shotgun sequence:
ATGCTactccaaatatttgaaaggtCGGCCTATAGCGCTGATTACAGAGTATAACTTGGAAGCTAAGAGGAAGAAACGAACCATACTTCTTCAAATGGAAGCACTCATTCACAAAGTCGAATGCTTTGGAGACCTTGTTGTGACTAGTTATctagaggaagaaggaaaatcaTCTACAAATGTTTACCAAGTGCGTCAAAAGTATAACctgagaatagttatttgtgcaactagtgcgcaaagtgtcagtttgctgcaccgaaagaaacgtttacgcccgagccgtaggcgagggcggaatggtttcttgagtgcagcagaggaactttgcgcacgtatttcacattaagtttttcctacagttaccagtgaatatgaaaagtgggtaattatgggtaaaattgcctgaaatgcatcaaatgtttttctgtgtaattttattattgataaaaaccttaatcctaaaatcctaaagtcctcgttgtccttggttataatatatacttaataataattagcgcgttgtgcttggttgcacctctgctcactatagcagccacagcagtcactgttaccaacttcattttgattttgctgcactgttgctccatatacctactaagtattttgcgttgccatgttgcaaatctggagtgcagaaaaaattttcccgcactagagcggaaaagtgattctttgcgttctgtaatcagtgcagcaatggccacttttcaacgtaactgtaggaaaaaataatcttCTCCTATTACTGTGATGACGATGATATTCACATGACGATGTACGATTTTGTCGGAAACTCATTTCTGATCTACCATTTGCAGCGAGGCTATTATCAAGAAATCGAGCTGTCAACTGGTGTCAAACGTCCTCTGCGTCGACTTCCCACTAATTGTCGATGGGTTGTCAACTTATTCGATAATCTGGCCGTGATACAAAGGGGCGAGTACCTAGAAGTTTGGGATTGGAAGAATAATTCCATATGTCACGTCCTGTATGATGATCATGATAAAAAGCAATATGCACCCATTTTAGAGTTTACTACTGGAAAATGGCTGATGACTAGCAGTAACAATCACAATTCGGAGCCCGCTATAAAAGTTTATAGGTGTAAGTGAGTTGGTATGAGTTATAAACAAATAGTATTTGAGCTTAGAGTAGAGGGTGagcataaattattaaaaaaaaatcataggTGAATAAAAGAATAACGAATAAATGTAGTTACATGAATATTGAtctattgaaatagttatttgtatatctagggtgaaaagtactgttttttctcctatctttctacactgccattataacgtggacatcactatagctcgactcaaatcgtacaacttcagtcgaggatactccagtctctccACCTCAAGACGTTTTTTCTCAtagtcactacttcagttccatgctactccattttctaaccttACTTTATAAAACATACGTATAAGATCTATTTCGTCACTACttagcatgtaacaaattttataataattattatgaatataattgtcttatctaataattattattttcttatctaaaatgataaaacatcactttcataaaGCATAACCTCACCTTCATTAAGGCTGTTCAGTAATTATAGTACTTaacgtaacaagtccggtaacgataatttaccgcataagtatgattgtttctgcccgaaacgtagttgagggcagaattatcatacgaatgcggtaaatacgttaccgtacaagttacgtgcaatattttttgtcatacttatctgagaaagaataatattgctgagaaacagaaaccattacctgctgctgttcgagctactgcattctataaacatgacctagcccgtagcgcctagttcataacagacagacccttcgagctcaaataaaatgataaaggcctaaattataagatttcagatgagttcttataacttgaaaatccttaaatgagttctttaattatttgagttagtatattaattactcagatgttattaggactcagtagagtcctaacatactcgactgtaagaGAACAtaatgatctctttacagtatagtatgctgtaatgaaaatcacatgttttcttgttctgcaaacagctgtttaccggcttgatttaatgcatggaaaacagctgcaattgagtaagtatgacaaaaaccattttatttttatttaaattggataatctatTATTGTTAAGCTCATtaaaagagtgagaaaaagtagcaactgaaattttaagtggtctaataagcgagttatgggttatTGAAGTACTAAACTccattttctttccagatcataaacggtttcgaattttccattggatttttttaatacattgaGTATTATCATTGGCTTTGTCCTAGAAtgcgtttttcgcgattaatgccaaaataaacaagttatcgaatttacaaaaaaatgttaattttttatttatgaatgatatggggaataaaatgttttagtttggaaagattatttttttttgaatttttatgagaagttctaataatatagtcgaaaccgtttataatctggaaagttagcacttcaacaaccctaACTTGCTTATTacaccacttgaaaatttcagttgccaatttttctctctcttataATGATGTTAAcagttatattgaaaaagattatccaatttaaataataaaaaaagtgtaACGAACAGCcttaaaaatgcacggtactacgcaactcaagtcgagacTCGACCAAAATGTctagtcgacgctcgactcagtctcacagtcgtgaagTCGCGGGTaatagaatcgactggtctgagtgtcaccatttgaaaacacaagcTGTGTCGAGAAgaattattgctatttattagCAAACATCATGGTCATTATTGTTATGAGTAGTAAAATCTATCAATgctcttattattattctaaataagtTTATATTTGATAAACAaggaaaattataatcatttttgtttcaaagttCCAGTTAGTGAGAAGTTGATAGGAATAGTGCGTGCTGATACAGtcctttttgaaaaattgatatatcAACTGTTGGACAAGAAATTAACTCATTGAAATATACTGTTCCCActgtcgcagtctcttctcgacttgagtcgcgtaagtgtgagttgagccttggACCTCTCTTTAAGAAAATGCACAagggaaattataataatttttgtttcaaagttCCAGTTAGTGAAAAGTTGATAGGACTGGTGCGTGCTGATACAGTCCTTTTTGGAAACTGATATATCAACTGTTGAACAAGAAATTAACTCATTGGAATATACTCTGTTCCCActgtcgcagtctcttctcgacttgagtcgcgtaagtgtgagttgagtcttGGACCTCTCTTCAAGAGAATGCACAagggaaattataataatttttgttttaaagtTCCAGTTAGTAAAAGGTTGATAGGACTGGTGCGTGCTGATACAGTCCTTTTTTGGAAACTGATATATCAACTGTTGAACAAGAAATTAACTTATTGATATATACTCTGTTCCCActgtcgcagtctcttctcgacttgagtcgcgtaagtgtgagttgagccttggACCTTTCTATAGGAAAATGAACAAGGAATTACCTTTGAAAACACTGGTAACATCGTTCCACGAGAGTTGACTGAGGATGTCGACGTTGCCATTGTAGAGCGCTTCGGTGGCCAGATGTGCCGCCTTCAGGCCTTCCTCACCGTGCACCAGGGTGGTCACCTTGTCAGCCAGTCTCTTCTGCGCCAGCCACAGTTCAGGCCTTGTTTGGTGCTAACAACAACACAAAATTCATAGTCATGAATGCTTTTCAAAAGCCTTAACTACCTCAACTTAACATTAGACAATAGATTGCATCTCTAtacttaattttttgaattcacttaattcaaatatttttattcaacaaatgtacagatacattgaataacgtcatatataataaatcatcaaaacagtcaataagaaattcattacaatcaaatatgtaaaaattcttcaaatgaatataaGGACAATCCAATGAAGATGCTTGATCAAGACTTGACCTAACCTAAccgattcaattgaattgatttcatgTTCTTATATTTAATAGTTAAATTAATCTGCAATCCGTACAAGAGATtgttcaattaaaaattcggagaGAAAATGTTGGAGAGTAGTTTCATAGAGAAGAAAATGCATAAGAAGATATCGTATAGTAGGGCgtccatgttccaaatttcactgtcaactcaagtgtagggttgtgtggcagagaggaccaggagtcctaactccgccctaataaaggcaaataatcaatcaatcaatcaagcctatagtcctatagtgaggtccacgttataatgacagtggagaaagataggataaaaacgttgccgatcctctgtcttgtcatgccttctatagacggtagctgatacaggtttattgatgtaatattaacggttcattctcgtttaaaataatcaattattttattaagcaagaaattatatttttcaataatttcataataaatatgaaaatattgttaataattattaattctacattgctacaagactatctggcaacagaacaaagcgagaaagagatagcgctatccgctttgttgaatgatagacaaggatagcaatacaattgctaatcaaacactgccattataacgtggacctcaatataacCAATGCGATGGAATTGATTTCATGTTCTTATCTTCAATCCTTACAagagattttttattaaaaaatcgaatagaTAATTTTGGAGAGTAGTTTCATAAAGAAAAAATTTCATAAGAAGatgtcccatggtatagggtgttcatgttccaaatttcactgttaactcaagccttTTGTATAgcagttctttttcgtgaagctatgtgacgctggtagtctctcatattgtgacgtgaaatttggaacatggaaACTGACTttataaagtgattgaaaaCACACATTTTTTATTGTACACATCCATTTTATAAGATTTGTACACAGGACTACAGATTCGTGTTGAAACTAACACATTTTCAGCTTTACATATTTAAATATCCAATGACGTGATCAAGGCCAGGTAGATCGTGGATAGATCGTGCCAAGAACatctataaaagcgaaatggcactgactgactgactgactgacactcactcactcactcactcattcactcactcgcagaactaaaaatctaccggaccaaaaacgttcaaatttggtaggtatgtttagttggccccttagaggcgcactaagaacgtatttgggaaaatttccaaagatacgcccaaaatctgcgtttttagCGTTtactcagctttatcgagaataaatgaacagaaaatgttcaaatttagtacagaagctcagctagggtgtaataatgttgtgttagaaggaatttgcaataacgtcaaagatacgcccaaaattagcgtttttgatttttctcagatttatcgagaacaaatgaacagaaattgttcaaatttagtacagaagctaagctagggtgtaataatgttgtgttagaaggaatttgaaataacgccaatgatgcgcccaaaatcagcgtttttctcagcttttctgcgttttcccagtactttgactttctgaaggAATgtagcatgctcaaatgaaaaatgcaggcgagcggagcgtgcccgctgatctcatttttggacgatccagtcgggggtccagggggcggagccccctggctagacggatatggcgagcgaagcgagcctgacggctagtattacaTAAACTATAGGTAGCATTACAGTCCAGCAAAgttttaatcaaaaatataccTGGCAATCAAAAAGTCTCTCCGCAGTACCTGCGTTCTGTTTTAGCTGaagattgtgttctgtttagaaACCCGTTCGACAGGTTACTCCCACTTTTCCCCCCCTCTACTGTAATGAATGTACACGAAAGTTTAATAGATTAACACCTTGCTATTGTTATAAATACTTGTTTTTGAGTTATGGAGTGTTTTTTTAGTATATAGTTCACTGCGGAGGGACTTCTTGATCACCCTGTACTATAACTGCGAAAGAAGCCACTTCCAATGATAGTACATCTTGATAATGAGTTCTTGAATACATTGAGTGGGCCCGCCTTAACTGAGTTTGGCAGGCAGTTGAACATTCGCACAGCCAACCTGGAAAACTTTCCTTCACTCTTGACAGGCGACAGCGCGGCACATCCAAGTTGACCCTCCCTCGAGTTCCATGTGAATGCACTTCCTCTCTTCTGGTGTAAAGATGTACTGGTTTCAAAACGAGACTGCAGTACAAATCTAATAAacgtggatgtgacaaaaagaAGACTGTGTGTTTTCAGTTATGGAGATATTCCTATTCAACACATTTTATCTATAACGTTGATATCACTATACTAACCTTCCTGCAAACATCACCAATCAACTAGACCGAGTCGATTATTTATCAGTTCTAGAGCATACTTTAGACTCTACTAACCTTCCTGCAAACATCGCCGATCGACTCGACCAAGTCGAAAATGAAGTGCTTGAGTAGAACTTAATCAGTTCTGGAGCATACTTTAGACTGTACTAACCTTCCTGCAGACATCGCCGATAGACTAAACCGAGTCGAACTTCATCAGTTCTAGAGCATACTTTAGACTCTACTAACCTTCCTGCAAACATCGCCGATCAATCGAGTTGAACTTTATCAGTTCTAGAGCATACTTTAGACTCTACTAACCTTCCTGCAAACATCGCCGATCGACCGAGTTGAACTTTATCAGTTCTAGAGCATAATTTATACTCTACTAACCGTCCTGAAAACATCGCCGATCGACTCGACCAAGTCTAAAATGGAGTGCTTGAGTAGAACTTAATCAGTTCTGGAGCATACTTTAGACTCTACTAACCTTCCTACAAACATCGCCGATCAACCGAGTTGAACTTTATCAGTTCTAGAGCATACTTTAGACTCTACTAACCTTCCTGCAAACATCGCCGATCGACCGAGTTGAACTTTATCAGTTCTAGAGCATAATTTATACTCTACTAACCGTCCTGAAAACATCACCGATCGACTCGACCAAGTCGAACATGAAGTGCTTGAGTAGAACTTAATCAGTTCTGGAGCATACTTTAGACTCTACTAACCTTCCTGCAAACATCGCCGATAGACTAAACCGAGTTGAACTTTATCAGTTCTAGAACATACTTTATACTCTACTAACCTTCCTGCAAACATCGCCGATCGACTCGACCAAGTCGAAAATGAAGGGCTTGAGTAGAACTTATTCAGTTCTGGAGCAGGtttgaattgttttgtttttcagattgatttctacatttcgatgcctagtgagatcggactcccacTATATAATTGTAACGTGCTATAAATTTTCGGttctaaatttattgtctaaatttaatattttctaaatttggcttagtggttttgtgttttgtatatgtttggactttataacatcaaaatgaactttattacGAAGTGAAaggtgtaaatttaaagtattgtgatcactataaccttagtgtccggtttcccattagggaactttggactatatacggcgaggtggaactacccttgggtctccccaccactCAAGGCCATATGCTATAATATAATCAAAAGTTCTGGAGCATACTTTATACTCTACTAACCTTCCTGCAAACATCGCCGATCGACTAGAccgattcaaaatttatcaGTTTTCAGTTCTAGAGCATACTTTAGAATCTACTAACCTTCCTGCAAACATCGCCGATCGACTCGACCGAGTCGAAAGTAAAGAGCTTGAGCATGGTTTCTACGTCGGCGTCGGTGGTCCTCACCAGGTGCTGGTAGAGGTCGAACGGTGACGTCATGTCCGGGCTGAGCCAGACCGCGTTGCCAGCCGACTTGCCAAACTTGGCGCCAGACACAGTTTTCACCAGAGGCAGAGTGACGCCGTACACCTCCGTCCGGCTCAGGCGGGATATCAGCTCGTGGCCTGCCGAGATGTTGCCCAGCTGGTCGCTACCACCTGCCTTCGGGCCCAtcaacaaatcaaattttattttcttcaagaaACAGTTtacaaaacaatttcaaatacaTCACATAACTcccaaaataaacaatattgatagGCCTACTTATTGACCAaccgaagtgaggtctaagattcaagtcgacggtttgcatTTCTcgttatgtttatttttatggcgaaacgcggaaatggattttcaaggaatttgacagatatgttcttttgaatttcgcgtcgacgaatataatatattataaaaggtttattaaattttgcatttcaaaaggaaaaaaatgagtctccttcgaacgccaatattaccataaaaatcagactatagaattattcatcactagctggcccggcgaactttataccgccaaatagtttaatgcatctcatgacaaactttagctggatgcacacctgaggaggcgcgatgcggcaattgatttatatagataatattccaactgcaaaataaataatttactaaaaatcaatcaattctaaacaccgaagacagcacaattattcgaaacaaagcaatgtctttagagcatgtaagtctttaacctgaggccgcactgctggatggttacaaaCAGAACAGTCATTCTGTTTTTAACCGGGgcgtttaaaataaaaatacatgggcggttatggagcagcacacccTCTTATCttctatctaccgacggctgttgtatgacgtaatgattataacagctgatttttatttctgtgtgtggccagctcacaaatcttctaccataaaggccattccacacagcacgtggcgtgcgtggctggacgcacgccacgccggctacgctagccacatgccaattcacaccgccacgactgttgcgatgctataccggccaagtttcccgtcagtatgcaggaagatgtcaactccgacggtcccgtggtgtgaatctggattttctCGTGACTTACCTAGGTTTGATGActccagcagcagcagtagtagtgataatgagctggttttattgtattcggtgacagcacgggaccagtgggtccgtacatccaatcaataacaaaaggaagacctatggcgaattccatcatttaatgcgtgaccttgaggctgacaatgatagtatatgttctatacgatagtatacgttctatacgatagtatacgttctatacgatagtatacgTCCATTATACGGTATGCAcatgctcggaccaaaacgtggccggacacgtttgaaaagaaCGCTCAGAGAAcgaacggtagccacgcgtggctagtatagcaagcgtagccgcgtggccgtggctgctatgtgaattgcttcatttgattagctgggaagcgatgttttgaatagtagctagcgtgcgtggctggacgcacgctagctactattcaaaacatcgcttcccagctaatcaaatgaaccaattcacatagcagccacggccacgcggtcaacgcttgctatactagccacgcgtggctaccgttcgctctctgagcgatcttttcaaatgtgtccggccacgttttggtccgagcatgcgcagtacgtatactagacgtata
This window encodes:
- the LOC120355831 gene encoding uncharacterized protein LOC120355831 translates to MDTNHIVVSTCETLRVWNKKSLQLILSRSSASNSNKPDLSFDGDYSVCLDHGYLIKCYSKYLKGRPIALITEYNLEAKRKKRTILLQMEALIHKVECFGDLVVTSYLEEEGKSSTNVYQVRQKYNLRKIIFSYYCDDDDIHMTMYDFVGNSFLIYHLQRGYYQEIELSTGVKRPLRRLPTNCRWVVNLFDNLAVIQRGEYLEVWDWKNNSICHVLYDDHDKKQYAPILEFTTGKWLMTSSNNHNSEPAIKVYRCK
- the LOC111061656 gene encoding tyrosine--tRNA ligase, mitochondrial encodes the protein MNALEYVGKIGKHFRMGTMLCKESVDTRLKSEHGLSYTEFSYQIFQAYDWYHLLQKYNCRFQAGGSDQLGNISAGHELISRLSRTEVYGVTLPLVKTVSGAKFGKSAGNAVWLSPDMTSPFDLYQHLVRTTDADVETMLKLFTFDSVESIGDVCRKHQTRPELWLAQKRLADKVTTLVHGEEGLKAAHLATEALYNGNVDILSQLSWNDVTSVFKGNSLFIFL